A region of Vitis vinifera cultivar Pinot Noir 40024 chromosome 15, ASM3070453v1 DNA encodes the following proteins:
- the LOC100253419 gene encoding uncharacterized protein LOC100253419 isoform X3: MDNKDRDEVHDCVIKLRVNPQRRSEKVYIGCGAGFGGDRPLAALKLLQRVKELNYLVLECLAERTLAERYQVMVSGGDGYDSRISDWMHVLLPLATERGTCIITNMGAMDPPGAQEKVLEIASNLGLSITVAVAHEVALENSGLESPPKQSYIMEGGKSTYLGAAPIVECLEKYQPDVIITSRVADAALFLGPMIYELGWNWDDINQLAQGCLAGHLLECGCQLTGGFFMHPGDKYRDMSFPHLLDLSLPFAEVGFDGKVYLGKAEGSGGVLNFSTCAEQLLYEIGNPGAYVTPDVVIDVRDVSFQPLSRNKVLCIGAKASADSVPDKLLQLVPKDCGWKGWGEISYGGYECVKRAKAAEFLVRSWMEEVFPGVSDHILSYVIGLDSLKAASNDDGTSLWKASDDIRLRMDGLFEQKEHAVQFSKEFTALYTNGPAGGGGISTGHKKDIVLEKKLVRREYVFWQTGVKHNKMMNSNNQGVGIKEDLLEIHVLQEPALLPTAQEHPSDFWSSEIDLFPAPSGQKIPLYSVAHSRTGDKGNDLNFSIIPHFPPDIERLKIIITPEWVKAAVSTLLNTSSFPDSDAINKRDKWVAEHVKVEIYEVKGIHSLNILVRNILDGGVNCSRRIDRHGKTISDLILCQKVVLPP, encoded by the exons ATGGACAACAAGGATAGGGACGAGGTTCATGATTGTGTGATCAAGCTG AGGGTTAATCCTCAGAGAAGAAGTGAAAAGGTTTACATTGGTTGTGGAGCTGGGTTTGGAGGTGACAGACCATTGGCAGCACTCAAGTTACTTCAGAGAGTTAAAGAGCTAAACTACCTTGTGCTTGAATGCCTAGCAGAGCGGACCCTTGCTGAACGCTACCAAGTTATGGTGTCTGGTGGTGATGGCTATGATTCTCGGA TTTCAGATTGGATGCATGTGCTCTTGCCATTGGCCACAGAAAGAGGaacttgcataattaccaacaTGGGTGCAA TGGATCCACCTGGTGCTCAGGAAAAAGTTCTGGAAATAGCAAGCAACCTGGGGCTTAGTATCACTGTTGCTGTGGCTCATGAGGTTGCTTTAGAAAATTCAG GATTGGAATCCCCACCTAAACAATCTTATATTATGGAAGGC GGTAAAAGCACATATCTGGGAGCAGCTCCCATTGTTGAATGCCTGGAAAAGTACCAACCAGATGTCATAATTACTTCACGGGTTGCTGATGCTGCCTTGTTTTTAGGTCCAATG ATTTATGAACTAGGTTGGAACTGGGATGACATAAATCAGTTGGCACAAGGGTGTCTAGCTGGTCATCTTCTGGAGTGTGGCTGTCAACTCACTGGAGGATTCTTCATGCATCCAG GAGACAAATATCGAGACATGTCCTTTCCACATCTCCTTGATTTATCACTTCCTTTTGCTGAAGTTGGTTTTGATGGAAAAGTATACCTAGGAAAGGCAGAGGGCAGTGGTGGGGTGTTGAATTTTAGTACTTGTGCTGAACAACTTCTTTACGAGATTGGGAACCCAGGTGCTTATGTTACCCCTGATGTG GTAATAGATGTTCGGGACGTTTCATTTCAGCCATTATCAAGAAATAAAGTTCTCTGCATTGGAGCAAAAGCATCTGCTGATTCAGTGCCTGATAAACTCTTGCAGCTGGTTCCAAAG GACTGTGGATGGAAAGGATGGGGAGAAATATCCTATGGAGGATATGAATGTGTTAAACGTGCTAAAGCTGCTGAATTCCTG gttAGATCATGGATGGAAGAAGTATTTCCCGGTGTTAGTGACCACATACTTTCTTATGTGATTGGACTTGATAGCCTGAAGGCCGCTAGCAATGATGATGGCACTTCATTGTGGAAGGCTAGTGATGATATTAGGTTACGCATGGATGGACTGTTTGAGCAAAAGGAACATGCAGTTCAATTTTCTAAGGAGTTTACAGCTTTATACACAAATGGACCAGCTGGCGGTGGGGGTATCag CACTGGACATAAGAAAGACATCGTTCTTGAAAAGAAACTG GTCAGACGAGAATATGTTTTCTGGCAAACTGGAGTAAAGCACAACAAGATGATGAACTCAAATAATCAGGGGGTCGGCATTAAAGAAGATCTATTGGAAATCCATGTCTTGCAAGAGCCAGCATTGCTGCCAACGGCACAAGAACATCCCAGTGATTTTTGGTCATCAGAAATTGATCTTTTTCCTGCTCCATCAGGCCAGAAAATTCCTCTCTATAGTGTAGCCCATAGCAGGACTGGAGACAAAGGAAATGACTTGAATTTTTCCATCATCCCACATTTCCCTCCAGATATTGAGAGGCTGAAGATTATCATAACACCTGAATGGGTAAAAGCAGCTGTCTCAACTCTCTTAAATACATCTTCATTTCCCGACTCTGATGCCATCAATAAGAGAGACAAATGGGTTGCTGAACATGTTAAGGTAGAGATTTATGAAGTAAAGGGTATCCATTCTTTGAATATTCTGGTCCGAAATATTCTAGATGGTGGTGTAAACTGCTCTCGAAGGATTGACCGGCATGGGAAGACCATTTCAGATTTGATATTGTGCCAGAAAGTTGTTTTGCCACCATGA
- the LOC100253419 gene encoding uncharacterized protein LOC100253419 isoform X2, with amino-acid sequence MPLDTFWEADQLCEFSLLWGFQGSMDNKDRDERVNPQRRSEKVYIGCGAGFGGDRPLAALKLLQRVKELNYLVLECLAERTLAERYQVMVSGGDGYDSRISDWMHVLLPLATERGTCIITNMGAMDPPGAQEKVLEIASNLGLSITVAVAHEVALENSGLESPPKQSYIMEGGKSTYLGAAPIVECLEKYQPDVIITSRVADAALFLGPMIYELGWNWDDINQLAQGCLAGHLLECGCQLTGGFFMHPGDKYRDMSFPHLLDLSLPFAEVGFDGKVYLGKAEGSGGVLNFSTCAEQLLYEIGNPGAYVTPDVVIDVRDVSFQPLSRNKVLCIGAKASADSVPDKLLQLVPKDCGWKGWGEISYGGYECVKRAKAAEFLVRSWMEEVFPGVSDHILSYVIGLDSLKAASNDDGTSLWKASDDIRLRMDGLFEQKEHAVQFSKEFTALYTNGPAGGGGISTGHKKDIVLEKKLVRREYVFWQTGVKHNKMMNSNNQGVGIKEDLLEIHVLQEPALLPTAQEHPSDFWSSEIDLFPAPSGQKIPLYSVAHSRTGDKGNDLNFSIIPHFPPDIERLKIIITPEWVKAAVSTLLNTSSFPDSDAINKRDKWVAEHVKVEIYEVKGIHSLNILVRNILDGGVNCSRRIDRHGKTISDLILCQKVVLPP; translated from the exons aTGCCGCTTGACACTTTCTGGGAGGCAGACCAGCTTT GTGAATTCTCATTGCTGTGGGGATTTCAGGGATCAATGGACAACAAGGATAGGGACGAG AGGGTTAATCCTCAGAGAAGAAGTGAAAAGGTTTACATTGGTTGTGGAGCTGGGTTTGGAGGTGACAGACCATTGGCAGCACTCAAGTTACTTCAGAGAGTTAAAGAGCTAAACTACCTTGTGCTTGAATGCCTAGCAGAGCGGACCCTTGCTGAACGCTACCAAGTTATGGTGTCTGGTGGTGATGGCTATGATTCTCGGA TTTCAGATTGGATGCATGTGCTCTTGCCATTGGCCACAGAAAGAGGaacttgcataattaccaacaTGGGTGCAA TGGATCCACCTGGTGCTCAGGAAAAAGTTCTGGAAATAGCAAGCAACCTGGGGCTTAGTATCACTGTTGCTGTGGCTCATGAGGTTGCTTTAGAAAATTCAG GATTGGAATCCCCACCTAAACAATCTTATATTATGGAAGGC GGTAAAAGCACATATCTGGGAGCAGCTCCCATTGTTGAATGCCTGGAAAAGTACCAACCAGATGTCATAATTACTTCACGGGTTGCTGATGCTGCCTTGTTTTTAGGTCCAATG ATTTATGAACTAGGTTGGAACTGGGATGACATAAATCAGTTGGCACAAGGGTGTCTAGCTGGTCATCTTCTGGAGTGTGGCTGTCAACTCACTGGAGGATTCTTCATGCATCCAG GAGACAAATATCGAGACATGTCCTTTCCACATCTCCTTGATTTATCACTTCCTTTTGCTGAAGTTGGTTTTGATGGAAAAGTATACCTAGGAAAGGCAGAGGGCAGTGGTGGGGTGTTGAATTTTAGTACTTGTGCTGAACAACTTCTTTACGAGATTGGGAACCCAGGTGCTTATGTTACCCCTGATGTG GTAATAGATGTTCGGGACGTTTCATTTCAGCCATTATCAAGAAATAAAGTTCTCTGCATTGGAGCAAAAGCATCTGCTGATTCAGTGCCTGATAAACTCTTGCAGCTGGTTCCAAAG GACTGTGGATGGAAAGGATGGGGAGAAATATCCTATGGAGGATATGAATGTGTTAAACGTGCTAAAGCTGCTGAATTCCTG gttAGATCATGGATGGAAGAAGTATTTCCCGGTGTTAGTGACCACATACTTTCTTATGTGATTGGACTTGATAGCCTGAAGGCCGCTAGCAATGATGATGGCACTTCATTGTGGAAGGCTAGTGATGATATTAGGTTACGCATGGATGGACTGTTTGAGCAAAAGGAACATGCAGTTCAATTTTCTAAGGAGTTTACAGCTTTATACACAAATGGACCAGCTGGCGGTGGGGGTATCag CACTGGACATAAGAAAGACATCGTTCTTGAAAAGAAACTG GTCAGACGAGAATATGTTTTCTGGCAAACTGGAGTAAAGCACAACAAGATGATGAACTCAAATAATCAGGGGGTCGGCATTAAAGAAGATCTATTGGAAATCCATGTCTTGCAAGAGCCAGCATTGCTGCCAACGGCACAAGAACATCCCAGTGATTTTTGGTCATCAGAAATTGATCTTTTTCCTGCTCCATCAGGCCAGAAAATTCCTCTCTATAGTGTAGCCCATAGCAGGACTGGAGACAAAGGAAATGACTTGAATTTTTCCATCATCCCACATTTCCCTCCAGATATTGAGAGGCTGAAGATTATCATAACACCTGAATGGGTAAAAGCAGCTGTCTCAACTCTCTTAAATACATCTTCATTTCCCGACTCTGATGCCATCAATAAGAGAGACAAATGGGTTGCTGAACATGTTAAGGTAGAGATTTATGAAGTAAAGGGTATCCATTCTTTGAATATTCTGGTCCGAAATATTCTAGATGGTGGTGTAAACTGCTCTCGAAGGATTGACCGGCATGGGAAGACCATTTCAGATTTGATATTGTGCCAGAAAGTTGTTTTGCCACCATGA
- the LOC100253419 gene encoding uncharacterized protein LOC100253419 isoform X5 — protein MPLDTFWEADQLCEFSLLWGFQGSMDNKDRDEVHDCVIKLRVNPQRRSEKVYIGCGAGFGGDRPLAALKLLQRVKELNYLVLECLAERTLAERYQVMVSGGDGYDSRISDWMHVLLPLATERGTCIITNMGARLESPPKQSYIMEGGKSTYLGAAPIVECLEKYQPDVIITSRVADAALFLGPMIYELGWNWDDINQLAQGCLAGHLLECGCQLTGGFFMHPGDKYRDMSFPHLLDLSLPFAEVGFDGKVYLGKAEGSGGVLNFSTCAEQLLYEIGNPGAYVTPDVVIDVRDVSFQPLSRNKVLCIGAKASADSVPDKLLQLVPKDCGWKGWGEISYGGYECVKRAKAAEFLVRSWMEEVFPGVSDHILSYVIGLDSLKAASNDDGTSLWKASDDIRLRMDGLFEQKEHAVQFSKEFTALYTNGPAGGGGISTGHKKDIVLEKKLVRREYVFWQTGVKHNKMMNSNNQGVGIKEDLLEIHVLQEPALLPTAQEHPSDFWSSEIDLFPAPSGQKIPLYSVAHSRTGDKGNDLNFSIIPHFPPDIERLKIIITPEWVKAAVSTLLNTSSFPDSDAINKRDKWVAEHVKVEIYEVKGIHSLNILVRNILDGGVNCSRRIDRHGKTISDLILCQKVVLPP, from the exons aTGCCGCTTGACACTTTCTGGGAGGCAGACCAGCTTT GTGAATTCTCATTGCTGTGGGGATTTCAGGGATCAATGGACAACAAGGATAGGGACGAGGTTCATGATTGTGTGATCAAGCTG AGGGTTAATCCTCAGAGAAGAAGTGAAAAGGTTTACATTGGTTGTGGAGCTGGGTTTGGAGGTGACAGACCATTGGCAGCACTCAAGTTACTTCAGAGAGTTAAAGAGCTAAACTACCTTGTGCTTGAATGCCTAGCAGAGCGGACCCTTGCTGAACGCTACCAAGTTATGGTGTCTGGTGGTGATGGCTATGATTCTCGGA TTTCAGATTGGATGCATGTGCTCTTGCCATTGGCCACAGAAAGAGGaacttgcataattaccaacaTGGGTGCAA GATTGGAATCCCCACCTAAACAATCTTATATTATGGAAGGC GGTAAAAGCACATATCTGGGAGCAGCTCCCATTGTTGAATGCCTGGAAAAGTACCAACCAGATGTCATAATTACTTCACGGGTTGCTGATGCTGCCTTGTTTTTAGGTCCAATG ATTTATGAACTAGGTTGGAACTGGGATGACATAAATCAGTTGGCACAAGGGTGTCTAGCTGGTCATCTTCTGGAGTGTGGCTGTCAACTCACTGGAGGATTCTTCATGCATCCAG GAGACAAATATCGAGACATGTCCTTTCCACATCTCCTTGATTTATCACTTCCTTTTGCTGAAGTTGGTTTTGATGGAAAAGTATACCTAGGAAAGGCAGAGGGCAGTGGTGGGGTGTTGAATTTTAGTACTTGTGCTGAACAACTTCTTTACGAGATTGGGAACCCAGGTGCTTATGTTACCCCTGATGTG GTAATAGATGTTCGGGACGTTTCATTTCAGCCATTATCAAGAAATAAAGTTCTCTGCATTGGAGCAAAAGCATCTGCTGATTCAGTGCCTGATAAACTCTTGCAGCTGGTTCCAAAG GACTGTGGATGGAAAGGATGGGGAGAAATATCCTATGGAGGATATGAATGTGTTAAACGTGCTAAAGCTGCTGAATTCCTG gttAGATCATGGATGGAAGAAGTATTTCCCGGTGTTAGTGACCACATACTTTCTTATGTGATTGGACTTGATAGCCTGAAGGCCGCTAGCAATGATGATGGCACTTCATTGTGGAAGGCTAGTGATGATATTAGGTTACGCATGGATGGACTGTTTGAGCAAAAGGAACATGCAGTTCAATTTTCTAAGGAGTTTACAGCTTTATACACAAATGGACCAGCTGGCGGTGGGGGTATCag CACTGGACATAAGAAAGACATCGTTCTTGAAAAGAAACTG GTCAGACGAGAATATGTTTTCTGGCAAACTGGAGTAAAGCACAACAAGATGATGAACTCAAATAATCAGGGGGTCGGCATTAAAGAAGATCTATTGGAAATCCATGTCTTGCAAGAGCCAGCATTGCTGCCAACGGCACAAGAACATCCCAGTGATTTTTGGTCATCAGAAATTGATCTTTTTCCTGCTCCATCAGGCCAGAAAATTCCTCTCTATAGTGTAGCCCATAGCAGGACTGGAGACAAAGGAAATGACTTGAATTTTTCCATCATCCCACATTTCCCTCCAGATATTGAGAGGCTGAAGATTATCATAACACCTGAATGGGTAAAAGCAGCTGTCTCAACTCTCTTAAATACATCTTCATTTCCCGACTCTGATGCCATCAATAAGAGAGACAAATGGGTTGCTGAACATGTTAAGGTAGAGATTTATGAAGTAAAGGGTATCCATTCTTTGAATATTCTGGTCCGAAATATTCTAGATGGTGGTGTAAACTGCTCTCGAAGGATTGACCGGCATGGGAAGACCATTTCAGATTTGATATTGTGCCAGAAAGTTGTTTTGCCACCATGA
- the LOC100253419 gene encoding uncharacterized protein LOC100253419 isoform X1 produces MPLDTFWEADQLCEFSLLWGFQGSMDNKDRDEVHDCVIKLRVNPQRRSEKVYIGCGAGFGGDRPLAALKLLQRVKELNYLVLECLAERTLAERYQVMVSGGDGYDSRISDWMHVLLPLATERGTCIITNMGAMDPPGAQEKVLEIASNLGLSITVAVAHEVALENSGLESPPKQSYIMEGGKSTYLGAAPIVECLEKYQPDVIITSRVADAALFLGPMIYELGWNWDDINQLAQGCLAGHLLECGCQLTGGFFMHPGDKYRDMSFPHLLDLSLPFAEVGFDGKVYLGKAEGSGGVLNFSTCAEQLLYEIGNPGAYVTPDVVIDVRDVSFQPLSRNKVLCIGAKASADSVPDKLLQLVPKDCGWKGWGEISYGGYECVKRAKAAEFLVRSWMEEVFPGVSDHILSYVIGLDSLKAASNDDGTSLWKASDDIRLRMDGLFEQKEHAVQFSKEFTALYTNGPAGGGGISTGHKKDIVLEKKLVRREYVFWQTGVKHNKMMNSNNQGVGIKEDLLEIHVLQEPALLPTAQEHPSDFWSSEIDLFPAPSGQKIPLYSVAHSRTGDKGNDLNFSIIPHFPPDIERLKIIITPEWVKAAVSTLLNTSSFPDSDAINKRDKWVAEHVKVEIYEVKGIHSLNILVRNILDGGVNCSRRIDRHGKTISDLILCQKVVLPP; encoded by the exons aTGCCGCTTGACACTTTCTGGGAGGCAGACCAGCTTT GTGAATTCTCATTGCTGTGGGGATTTCAGGGATCAATGGACAACAAGGATAGGGACGAGGTTCATGATTGTGTGATCAAGCTG AGGGTTAATCCTCAGAGAAGAAGTGAAAAGGTTTACATTGGTTGTGGAGCTGGGTTTGGAGGTGACAGACCATTGGCAGCACTCAAGTTACTTCAGAGAGTTAAAGAGCTAAACTACCTTGTGCTTGAATGCCTAGCAGAGCGGACCCTTGCTGAACGCTACCAAGTTATGGTGTCTGGTGGTGATGGCTATGATTCTCGGA TTTCAGATTGGATGCATGTGCTCTTGCCATTGGCCACAGAAAGAGGaacttgcataattaccaacaTGGGTGCAA TGGATCCACCTGGTGCTCAGGAAAAAGTTCTGGAAATAGCAAGCAACCTGGGGCTTAGTATCACTGTTGCTGTGGCTCATGAGGTTGCTTTAGAAAATTCAG GATTGGAATCCCCACCTAAACAATCTTATATTATGGAAGGC GGTAAAAGCACATATCTGGGAGCAGCTCCCATTGTTGAATGCCTGGAAAAGTACCAACCAGATGTCATAATTACTTCACGGGTTGCTGATGCTGCCTTGTTTTTAGGTCCAATG ATTTATGAACTAGGTTGGAACTGGGATGACATAAATCAGTTGGCACAAGGGTGTCTAGCTGGTCATCTTCTGGAGTGTGGCTGTCAACTCACTGGAGGATTCTTCATGCATCCAG GAGACAAATATCGAGACATGTCCTTTCCACATCTCCTTGATTTATCACTTCCTTTTGCTGAAGTTGGTTTTGATGGAAAAGTATACCTAGGAAAGGCAGAGGGCAGTGGTGGGGTGTTGAATTTTAGTACTTGTGCTGAACAACTTCTTTACGAGATTGGGAACCCAGGTGCTTATGTTACCCCTGATGTG GTAATAGATGTTCGGGACGTTTCATTTCAGCCATTATCAAGAAATAAAGTTCTCTGCATTGGAGCAAAAGCATCTGCTGATTCAGTGCCTGATAAACTCTTGCAGCTGGTTCCAAAG GACTGTGGATGGAAAGGATGGGGAGAAATATCCTATGGAGGATATGAATGTGTTAAACGTGCTAAAGCTGCTGAATTCCTG gttAGATCATGGATGGAAGAAGTATTTCCCGGTGTTAGTGACCACATACTTTCTTATGTGATTGGACTTGATAGCCTGAAGGCCGCTAGCAATGATGATGGCACTTCATTGTGGAAGGCTAGTGATGATATTAGGTTACGCATGGATGGACTGTTTGAGCAAAAGGAACATGCAGTTCAATTTTCTAAGGAGTTTACAGCTTTATACACAAATGGACCAGCTGGCGGTGGGGGTATCag CACTGGACATAAGAAAGACATCGTTCTTGAAAAGAAACTG GTCAGACGAGAATATGTTTTCTGGCAAACTGGAGTAAAGCACAACAAGATGATGAACTCAAATAATCAGGGGGTCGGCATTAAAGAAGATCTATTGGAAATCCATGTCTTGCAAGAGCCAGCATTGCTGCCAACGGCACAAGAACATCCCAGTGATTTTTGGTCATCAGAAATTGATCTTTTTCCTGCTCCATCAGGCCAGAAAATTCCTCTCTATAGTGTAGCCCATAGCAGGACTGGAGACAAAGGAAATGACTTGAATTTTTCCATCATCCCACATTTCCCTCCAGATATTGAGAGGCTGAAGATTATCATAACACCTGAATGGGTAAAAGCAGCTGTCTCAACTCTCTTAAATACATCTTCATTTCCCGACTCTGATGCCATCAATAAGAGAGACAAATGGGTTGCTGAACATGTTAAGGTAGAGATTTATGAAGTAAAGGGTATCCATTCTTTGAATATTCTGGTCCGAAATATTCTAGATGGTGGTGTAAACTGCTCTCGAAGGATTGACCGGCATGGGAAGACCATTTCAGATTTGATATTGTGCCAGAAAGTTGTTTTGCCACCATGA
- the LOC100253419 gene encoding uncharacterized protein LOC100253419 isoform X4 yields MDNKDRDERVNPQRRSEKVYIGCGAGFGGDRPLAALKLLQRVKELNYLVLECLAERTLAERYQVMVSGGDGYDSRISDWMHVLLPLATERGTCIITNMGAMDPPGAQEKVLEIASNLGLSITVAVAHEVALENSGLESPPKQSYIMEGGKSTYLGAAPIVECLEKYQPDVIITSRVADAALFLGPMIYELGWNWDDINQLAQGCLAGHLLECGCQLTGGFFMHPGDKYRDMSFPHLLDLSLPFAEVGFDGKVYLGKAEGSGGVLNFSTCAEQLLYEIGNPGAYVTPDVVIDVRDVSFQPLSRNKVLCIGAKASADSVPDKLLQLVPKDCGWKGWGEISYGGYECVKRAKAAEFLVRSWMEEVFPGVSDHILSYVIGLDSLKAASNDDGTSLWKASDDIRLRMDGLFEQKEHAVQFSKEFTALYTNGPAGGGGISTGHKKDIVLEKKLVRREYVFWQTGVKHNKMMNSNNQGVGIKEDLLEIHVLQEPALLPTAQEHPSDFWSSEIDLFPAPSGQKIPLYSVAHSRTGDKGNDLNFSIIPHFPPDIERLKIIITPEWVKAAVSTLLNTSSFPDSDAINKRDKWVAEHVKVEIYEVKGIHSLNILVRNILDGGVNCSRRIDRHGKTISDLILCQKVVLPP; encoded by the exons ATGGACAACAAGGATAGGGACGAG AGGGTTAATCCTCAGAGAAGAAGTGAAAAGGTTTACATTGGTTGTGGAGCTGGGTTTGGAGGTGACAGACCATTGGCAGCACTCAAGTTACTTCAGAGAGTTAAAGAGCTAAACTACCTTGTGCTTGAATGCCTAGCAGAGCGGACCCTTGCTGAACGCTACCAAGTTATGGTGTCTGGTGGTGATGGCTATGATTCTCGGA TTTCAGATTGGATGCATGTGCTCTTGCCATTGGCCACAGAAAGAGGaacttgcataattaccaacaTGGGTGCAA TGGATCCACCTGGTGCTCAGGAAAAAGTTCTGGAAATAGCAAGCAACCTGGGGCTTAGTATCACTGTTGCTGTGGCTCATGAGGTTGCTTTAGAAAATTCAG GATTGGAATCCCCACCTAAACAATCTTATATTATGGAAGGC GGTAAAAGCACATATCTGGGAGCAGCTCCCATTGTTGAATGCCTGGAAAAGTACCAACCAGATGTCATAATTACTTCACGGGTTGCTGATGCTGCCTTGTTTTTAGGTCCAATG ATTTATGAACTAGGTTGGAACTGGGATGACATAAATCAGTTGGCACAAGGGTGTCTAGCTGGTCATCTTCTGGAGTGTGGCTGTCAACTCACTGGAGGATTCTTCATGCATCCAG GAGACAAATATCGAGACATGTCCTTTCCACATCTCCTTGATTTATCACTTCCTTTTGCTGAAGTTGGTTTTGATGGAAAAGTATACCTAGGAAAGGCAGAGGGCAGTGGTGGGGTGTTGAATTTTAGTACTTGTGCTGAACAACTTCTTTACGAGATTGGGAACCCAGGTGCTTATGTTACCCCTGATGTG GTAATAGATGTTCGGGACGTTTCATTTCAGCCATTATCAAGAAATAAAGTTCTCTGCATTGGAGCAAAAGCATCTGCTGATTCAGTGCCTGATAAACTCTTGCAGCTGGTTCCAAAG GACTGTGGATGGAAAGGATGGGGAGAAATATCCTATGGAGGATATGAATGTGTTAAACGTGCTAAAGCTGCTGAATTCCTG gttAGATCATGGATGGAAGAAGTATTTCCCGGTGTTAGTGACCACATACTTTCTTATGTGATTGGACTTGATAGCCTGAAGGCCGCTAGCAATGATGATGGCACTTCATTGTGGAAGGCTAGTGATGATATTAGGTTACGCATGGATGGACTGTTTGAGCAAAAGGAACATGCAGTTCAATTTTCTAAGGAGTTTACAGCTTTATACACAAATGGACCAGCTGGCGGTGGGGGTATCag CACTGGACATAAGAAAGACATCGTTCTTGAAAAGAAACTG GTCAGACGAGAATATGTTTTCTGGCAAACTGGAGTAAAGCACAACAAGATGATGAACTCAAATAATCAGGGGGTCGGCATTAAAGAAGATCTATTGGAAATCCATGTCTTGCAAGAGCCAGCATTGCTGCCAACGGCACAAGAACATCCCAGTGATTTTTGGTCATCAGAAATTGATCTTTTTCCTGCTCCATCAGGCCAGAAAATTCCTCTCTATAGTGTAGCCCATAGCAGGACTGGAGACAAAGGAAATGACTTGAATTTTTCCATCATCCCACATTTCCCTCCAGATATTGAGAGGCTGAAGATTATCATAACACCTGAATGGGTAAAAGCAGCTGTCTCAACTCTCTTAAATACATCTTCATTTCCCGACTCTGATGCCATCAATAAGAGAGACAAATGGGTTGCTGAACATGTTAAGGTAGAGATTTATGAAGTAAAGGGTATCCATTCTTTGAATATTCTGGTCCGAAATATTCTAGATGGTGGTGTAAACTGCTCTCGAAGGATTGACCGGCATGGGAAGACCATTTCAGATTTGATATTGTGCCAGAAAGTTGTTTTGCCACCATGA